AAATCCTCCTTTAGCACATAAGGAAAGATGGAGTAGTATTTTTCCTCAAGCTCATAGCCAATGGTATCTGATATACCACCCAATCTTTGGTTCGTTTTTTTCTGGGCTTCGGCAAGCTCTTCTACCCTCTGTTCTGTCCTTTTCTGTGCCTCGGCAAGCTCTTCTACCCTCTGTTCTGTCCTTTTCTGTGCCTCGGCAAGCTCTTGCAAAGCTTTATCAAGCCTATTTACCTCCTTCTGGGTTTCTCTCTGAGCAATGGCAAGCTTCCTTACCTCATTGGCAAGAAGGTTAAACTCCTCCCTGTCTACCTTTATACCCTTTGTTTTTTCTTCTACAATGGTTTCTATTGTTTTATAAAGCTCAAGATCTATAGC
The bacterium genome window above contains:
- a CDS encoding DUF3782 domain-containing protein, with the translated sequence MAIDLELYKTIETIVEEKTKGIKVDREEFNLLANEVRKLAIAQRETQKEVNRLDKALQELAEAQKRTEQRVEELAEAQKRTEQRVEELAEAQKKTNQRLGGISDTIGYELEEKYYSIFPYVLKEDFEIKVEKEFERRFFIYPDGNEDEINIYAEATKNGKKIYIIGESKASIGKNDIKDFSKLIKRARNYLKADIFPFFLCYSIHPNVEAYLKKEYPHIKLYRSYELSRRAREKGIHL